The sequence CAGTTGCTATtgacaaagaaaaaagaaaaatgtgaAAATAGATAGCTAAGAGCATCAGTATGCATACCCTTGCTGTAAGCAGACTCGTCCCAAGAATGACAAGAAGAGTATTTGCCGAAAATATTTCAGCATTTTGGTTCTCTGCAATTTGCCTATAAATCGGTCGAAGCAACTGCAAATTACACATGAAATGAATTGATACCATACCCAACAAAGTAAACAGTTTGTGTAACTTCCACAGAAGCAAATAAATCTCGCTATTTGATCTGCATCCAACCATGATTAAAgtgaaataaaaacaaaacttgtATAGATCCACCACCAATGCAGTGCGTATATTACCAAGCGGCCTCCGGCAATGATGGCTGTTATAGCAACTACAGCCTTAACAGCAGCTACACCAAGAGCTTCAGCTATGGCTTGAAATCCAACCTGGAAAATAGCAGATGTTATTACTCACAAAACTACAAATAAGATCCACCTCAGAGATGAAGAGGCAAAACTATGCAACTACGTCAATCCACTTTGGTAAACGATAATGAAAAGAAACTAATTTGCTTCTTTTTAGGTTTCTTGGAAGCAAATTATTGCATCTATTCGTGAGTCATGCTAAATGGAACTGGATAAGTAAAAGGTTGTATCAAATGTTACTACCACCACATAAAGATAACTATCCACAAGGACCCGCAATCCCgaacaaaaataaaatagtcAGAAAACCAACATGCCTCTCTGGTCTGGGCTTGCATAAGGAAAACAAAGATCTACAGTCACTTGTTTAAGGTGATCAGAAATCCCAATTAAAGACCCAGTTTCTTTATGAAGCGGATTTTGATCCCTAACGCACACTATAAGAAACTTGGATTAGTATTGTTTAAAATTACTTCCAGTCTCAAATGAATTCCACAATAAATGACTGGGATCCCATagtaaattataataacaagagAAATTAGGTGTGGACACTTTTAATGGCAGAAATTTCAGTTAACCCTAAGCTTAATCTCATATATTTCTCTGGCTGGAGTTACCCTCAGTTTAAGAGTTTAGATGTTCTGTATGCTTGCGAAAAGTAGGAAACAGACTACCAAAATAAAGTTTTCAGCTTCAGCTGCAACTGCTAATTCCCTAAGACACTAGTTTATAAGTTTAAATTTCTCAAGACACTGACCTACGAAATCATAACCCTAAAAAGATCCAACATATGAAGATGTACCCTTCCATATTGTCAAATAGTGATAAGTTGGAGTAGGTAAGAAACGGCTCTGCCACTTTAACCaattgattttgaaaaatatttcaTCCTTCGATTCAAGGTTTTGCAAGACATAATCCAAAAAAGGTATAACACAATGGTTATTCTTTATACATTGATTTCAAACTGCCAACAGTACACTTTGGTTTTAAGAAATTCACATACGGATAAGTTTTATACTCCccccgttcttttttaataggccagttttgtttttagcgaaatttaaggaaattaagagaactaatcattgaaagtggtcctcatgacacttgtcaataaaagaagtgaattgaaatggtccccatgacacttgttagcaaaagaagtaaagtgaagtggtccacatgacacttgtcatcaaaagaagttaagagaaaagtggtcccaaaaaattaaaataacatttgactttcccaattaggaaactggcctatttttttgaaacttttatttatagaaactggcctattaaaaaagaacggagggagtatatacaaAGAAATGCATAGGTTATTATTCAGAAGAAAAACTTACCCCTCCTTTGGAAGAATTTGGTGAAATCAGAGGTATCAATATGAGCAAAACAACGACAGCCAAGTCCTGAAACAAAAACATAAATCGATGCAAATAAGTAATCCTCAAACTTAATTTTCAACTACATTAGTACATCAGCAACTAAATAGCACCCCATTCAAGTTTCCACAGACTCTAAGCATACAATCACTCCCCAACTTCCTTGGCATACCAAGCTGCAAAGAACAGACCAAAACTAGGACAGCATGGTAAAGGTCGTGACGCTGTAGATTTAAACATGTAACTCAAGCCCCATAAAGATGATTATACGGTGAGACATCATCTTTGGGAGTGCAAGGGTGTGCTAATTAGTAAATATGACCGATTGCAAACTTTAAAAGCATAGTTTGAAAACTGGATGCTAACAGTTATAAGGGCTGTTGCAACAGTTATGCTTTCGACTTATTTAGATAAACGGTCAACAAATAATGAACATTGTTATATCTTCCGCCAGAAGTTACAGCAAAAAATAACAATTTTATGATTCTTTTCCAACTTTACTTTCTAAAATTCTCCATTAGAAGCATAATTTGAAAAACAACTGTTAGAGCAGTCACAGTTTCTAATCATTCTGTTATTAAGCATAACGTAAGAACGGTAACAGCCTACTACCACTATGCTGCCATAACATGATAACAATCATTTTAAAATACTGCTTCGGAGACATTAAATTGCCAAAAAGTGGTTACCGTATTTCCTTCCTTCTAATGTATCAAGATTTCTTCGTTACAATCCCAAAGATATAATTTCTAGGTAATGCTAGACTATTAAGAGATATTTTAACCATAAGACTACAGATACCTGAAAAAGTAAAACAGAAAACGTAGCACGTCCATGGCGCGATGTGCTCTCTCCACGTTCCTGCAACACCTGCAAAAATGATTCTAAGATATGAGCTACCCATCACTGGCTATTTTCATTAACAAaacttattgaacaaaaaataaACATATCACTGTGTGAATACAACATCTGACAGCATTATGACATAGATGATAGAGTAATAATGATGGGGGAGGAGTAGAAAACACTGAAAATCTGAAATAAGCAGTGGAAGACCAGCAAATACGTGCATGATGTACATCTCCTACTTAATGACTTACTGAGAAATATGAGAACAGGTTTACCTTTCTACcggaaaaacaagaaaacatgGCTAATGCCAACTTATTGGTACCTGAAGGACAACAGCAGTTGAAGATAATGCGAGGCCATTCCCAATGACAATTGCTGCAGGACCAGCCTGACCCCCAATAAAATGAGTAACCAAGCCAATAACTACTGCAGTCAGAAGAACCTGTAAATTTACTCCTTAAATTAAAAAGTGGCCAGTACGTTGACAAATTCAGGGACAACTGATATTCAAAGaagaaacagaaatgaaaagagaGCTTCTCCATCACCTGCACAGAGCCTAATCCAAAAACATACTTCTTCATAGAACTTAACCTTTCCACTGAGAGCTGAAATTGCAGAAAGATGTGAGAGAAGGAAGCAGACCAACATATAAGAAGCATTTGCAAAAACAAACAGAATATAAAGAAAGCCTGATCAAGATAGTTTAGACTAGACAAACCTCAAGACCAATATTGAACAGCAAGAAAACAACACCAAATTCAGCAATAGCTTTTGTTCCATGTACATGACGAATGATTGATAGGCCATAGGGCCCAATCAAAATACCAGCAGCTAAGTAACCGAGAACAGGACTACCTGAAGAAAAAATTTCTCTGAAAATTCAGCTTGAGCGAGGACGCAACACGCAGATCTAACAAAAACcaacaactaaaataaaataatatgatAAACGCCAACTGCTATATGGCCTAGTGCCTCGTGTAAAAAACCAGATAAACGGAAAACGAACAACTTTACCCCCGGGTATTTTTTGAAATGTTGGCACAAATATAACACTTGCCAGAAGTAACCACAGCATGTCAAAGAGAGAAGTCTCCTCTTCATTTACCTGAGCAGAAAGAGGAGATAGTAAGGTAGGTGGTCAATGATATTCAGCATATATCGATAATCAATGAACTTATGTTTAGATACATACTAATAAAGATTTCAACAGTATGTTACTTTTATTCACAAAACAATGCGTGTAGCCAAAACAAACAGGCAGATCAAGAGATGGGAGGTACCTCCTGATGAGGTATCATGTCAATTAACTTCTTTACTCTCTTGGGGAATCTCTTTATTTCACGGATGAAAGGTTTTGCATTTGAGGATACTTCCTCGATACCCATAGTTATGACATCTGGTTGTTGAAGAAGCAAGGAATTCCTTTCCGCACGATTTAGAAAAAAGGTGAACCTGATAGTTGTGCAGCACTTTAAATCAGGAAAGAGAAGGAAaagcaaaaagaaagaaaaaaaaaaaggcaacCTTCAAATTAGACATACATGTAAACAACAAAAtttggaggaaaaaaaaaagaacaatctCTCATGTGTGAGAATCAAGAACAcgagaaatgaaaagaaaaagaaaagaagaaaaatggattcCCCTCAACACAAAATACCAGTCATTCTGAAAATATTAAGGAAGTGTAACTTTGTTCCTACCCGCAAGACTGactaataaaacaataattttcaATAAAAGTTTCCAACTTATGTAAATACTTGAGTATCAActaaatttttttcttgtttctttctATTTTCACTATGTATATCTTTCCTAAAAATTCCGACTATAGAACACTCAGCACATTTATCTTTACAGTTTTATTGAGATAATGAATAGCAATACTTTTTGATTATGAAAAATACCGTAATATACAAAGGAAAAAGAACATGAGTCAGTAGAATATACCCTGTTCCAAGAAGCAATGCCCCAACGACTATCTTTGGCAGATGTTGCCTAGCAGTCATAACAAAACCTTGAAAAGCTGAAGCTGGCGTAGCTTCAGCCCCATCTGCTGGGAAAGAGAAAAATGATGCAGAAAAGAAACGAGAAGATTTGTTTGCTTTTGGGGTACTAGGAGGTGCAGAAGTGTCTTTAGAGAAATCCTTCTGAGATTCCTGCTTCTTCGACTGCACTACATTCTTTGACTTCTCCGCTTCAGGTTCCATATCAACTTCAACTTCTTTACGAGATTCAACAACCTTTATTTTCCCATTCTCTTGGCCAGGCAAATCATCAGAAATATTTGACTCTTCAAAAGTCTGCGCAGATACATCGGATACGTGATCCAATGACATAAGAGCTCCCAATGGCATATCACTACTCAATCCTCcttcaatttctttatcaacactaaCATCGCTAGTAATGACTTCCCCACTCACCTTAATTATCTCATCAATCACTTCGTCCTTTAAACTCGGTTCTTGAGAAGATGGTACAAGTTTTGAAGAGTCCAATATATCCCCGTTTGAGCCTGAAAAAACTTTCTCTGCTCTCTGTAAAGCAATTTCCGCATCATTAACATGTTGTGCAGCTTCAAGTTCAAAAGCAACAGCCTGTTCAGCAAGAAGCATTACGTTTCCGACATCCTCCTCAGCTTTCAAAGAGCTCATTTGTgctttctctgcaatctcagtcAACTTATCTACCTCATTTTGCAACCCTTCCTTAAGGCTCAGCACCCGCCGCAACTCTGTTTCAGATTTCAACAAAGTAACACGAGAGTCCTTAATCTCATCCTGAGCAAGTAAAActtcttcctcctcatcttcAAACGGGTCAAAACCCTCAATCGTTCTTTCATCTCCCTCGTTGCTCTCTACAGAAGATGTTGGAGAAACTACTGTTCTTTTTTTGTTATCTAAAGCTTCAAGAGCCAACTCGAGTCTTGCTTCAGCCATCGATACCGCCATAGTTGCTTTCTGTACAGCTTCTTTGGCTACATTTTCTTCCGCAACAACATTTTGAATCGCATTAAGTGCTGATGTTACATCAGTCCAAGCATTTGCAGCTTCATCTTTCAAAGCAATGGCAGCTTCTGATATCTTTTGAGCCTTCTCCTCAAACATCCTACTATTCCTTTCAGCAATTCCCAATTCCTTTATCGCCTTCTGCAACAAGTCTCTCAGGTCCTCCAAACTAGTTTTATCCCCTTCTACAGAACTATCTAAATCTCCATCAGAAATAGATGCACTTATAAAACTTTCGTCACCCGAGTTCCCCTTCTCCTTCTCATCACTATCATTCCCAGTTAACTCATCCCCATCAACAAAAGCTAAAGAATCACTACTATCACACTGAATCCGCCCTAATAAATTCCTTGACATCTTCACCACATTACTCGAATTCCCATTCCTTAAAGGCTTTGCCCATAACAAACTATTATCTCGAACTATAGATTTAttacttatcttcttcttcaaagaagaATCTAAACACATTCTCGATTTTCCAATACAACCATAATCAAAACTCTTACATCGAAATCTCAGTCGTGAACTATTTGTAAAATTAGATTTCCATGTAATTGACTTATCAATACACAAATAAGGTTGCCCGAAACTACATGCAGCTATATCCATCTTCCTCTATCTAGATAACAAATTTCTCAAATACCAAATCCCCCTAACTTCACTAATTCATCGATACTATTACCATTTCAtcaaaaataaacaacaaatatttgaaaaaatgaaatcaaacaacgaacaagaaaaaatgaaatcaaatacCGAGTGAACTTTTTTTGGTTTGTTATACAGTGATGAATATGATATGATATTCACTATGTAAAGTAGTTGATAGAGTTCGTTACTGACAGTGATGGCAGTAGCGGCAGTCAGTATTAAAACCAGAAAACCACCATGAAAGTGACGAAAGTCGAGAGAGGAAGTTGTTTGGATACCAGAAATACTGATCAAAACAAAGAGAGTATCTCTCTGAGAAGGTTCAGAATTTGAATAGAGAATATCCAATGGCGGATTTTGAGGCAATTAGGGCAAATGAGAAAAGAAAAATCCAGGTAAAACAAAGAACAACCAATGAAAAAGAATCACGTGACTTTCCGTTTTATATTTTCGGCTCACGTGTCCAAACCCTGAGGGCAAAAAGCAAAACGACAAATAAGGATGGGGAGTATTGTGTAAGGATCATATTTTAAATAAAATCCTTTTAGTATTATTTTGTAAGGTTTAGGTCCTTGTATTGTAAGGGTTTTTGTGGTTAAGGGCTTTTTCTTGACTGTAAATATCATGGACGCAGCTATACGACAGAGCTATACACGGCTGGATATTCGACTAACaactcttttatatactcaaGCGTCTACCAAATAGGGTCAGGTTCCGTATGTTCAAGTTCAGCCCTATGTGCGGACGAAGGGCCATTTTCCCATTATTGTCAACTGCTAACCTCACTCTCGCGCATTACAGACGAAAATTATAAAAACATTTCTCCAGGGGACCGGGGTTTTTGCACCCATAAATATAACTTGTCTACTTATTTTTTCCCCCTAGCAGGTAAGTTACGTCAGGTGGTCTAGATTGAATTCAGACCTTTGGGAACTGGCTCTAAAAGTAGAGGATCCTTGTAAGCTTTGTCCGGAAATGCTGGACCATATCTTAGAATAAAAAAATGGAGCACAAATCTAACTcttttaaaatcctaagctcataagactccacgttgaacggtgaccctCACCCACTCACATAATTGTTCCGTTTCACTTTTtctcagagagaaaaaaaaggaattcCCACACAAATTTCGCCCACaaaacataaaaccaaaaaaaatacataccaaaccctaagaaCCAGTTTTCTGTTTCGCTcacaaaacataaaaaaaaaaaaaaaatctaagaacaAACACTAGGATATGCTTTGTTCATGGGATAATGAtgatacaaagaaaagaaaaacaactagCCAGGGGACAAAGGAATCAAGCCGAACGAAACATAGGTTAGGGTTTCGCtgctttgttttgatttttgaaacTCTAATCTCTTGATTTATGATCATACGGGCTTGGTTAAGAATCTGGTGGTCGACTAGGGTTTCGCtgctttgttttgattttgaaactcTAATCTCTTGATTTATGATCATACGAGCTTGGTTAAGAATCTGGTGGTCGACAATCGTTCGGACTTTAGAAAAGTTATCGCGGTTCTACTTCTCTATGTTTTATAAGCacttagaaaaccctaatttatgttttcCGAAGCGGagcttttcctttatttttttggttgTTGGTATTGGTTTCTTTTACAGATTTTGGTACGGTTCATGGATATGAACACTTAAAAAAATGATTGGAACAGTAATTAcgtaaaccctaatttatgttctACAATCACAGCAACCTTTTAcgtaaaccctaatttatattcCATGTGCAGTTGAGATGAACAAAATTGGATCAAGTAGAAAATGTAAAGGGTGGTGCAAGTGCGGGAAATTAGTTAGACTTGATCAAGGTTGAAGGATGAACTCTGTGGCGCTATCAAACTTGAAGTCCATGGAAAAATACTGGGGAAAAGACCACATAAACTTTGTTTTCCGAAAATAATAATAGATGCATTCTTAGGGATTACAGGTATTCAAGGTAAGATAATGGATGAAGaagatttagttgtttgttatttgttttgttataGTTGTTTTTATTTCGTTTTATTTTGGATTTTTCTGTTGGTGAACCCTAACCCTTTTGTCCGTGTCTCTTTGATTCTCTGAGTCTATAAACAGTACAAAGAAGTGAGGCGCATAGCTTAGGCTTAGGAAGGTACGATTTTTCGTCACATGTCCTAATTTTTTTTGATTGAAAtcactttgttttttattttgcggGTTAAGGGTTACTCCGACTAAgctgatttttttttccaacaaaATTAGTCGCTTAGGTGTGGTGTGGTACTTATGTTGACGTGTTGTTTTTTTATGGTTTCAATTTATGCAGCACTTTGATATCTCATATTAGTTGATGCACACGAAAGGAATAGTCTAATTATATGTGTATGGATTTTAATATACGGGTGACAACACTAGACATTTAATATAGGTTACAATTAAAGAGAACAAAAAGTCAATATAGAGTTTGGGTCGAGACGTTGAAATAACATGATCAAGTGTGCATCATTTACCTGTGCTAGATTTCAAGTTCCATCAACAGTCTGATCCTTAGGCGTATATAAATTATAAAGCTTGGCAAGTCAGGAAAATGGGTTTGCTGATTAAGAGATCAAAAATAAATGTTTAGTTTAATTTTTCATCTTCTAATAAGTCATAATTTGGTGATTTGCAAAACTTGGAGCTGAATTGATGATTACAAAGCCAATTGAAAGGAAATGCTTTGACCATAGATCCAAATGCCTTGATCAGTattctatttttcttatttataaGGAATCATAATTTTATCATAATATTCATGTCATTCGTAGTTTGTATGGGTTTAACTCATTAACATGTCCAGCGTATTGACGACTGCAAAGTGCTTCTAAGACTCATGAGCCTACCTGTAATTCAGTTGGC comes from Papaver somniferum cultivar HN1 chromosome 7, ASM357369v1, whole genome shotgun sequence and encodes:
- the LOC113297101 gene encoding K(+) efflux antiporter 2, chloroplastic-like, with protein sequence MDIAACSFGQPYLCIDKSITWKSNFTNSSRLRFRCKSFDYGCIGKSRMCLDSSLKKKISNKSIVRDNSLLWAKPLRNGNSSNVVKMSRNLLGRIQCDSSDSLAFVDGDELTGNDSDEKEKGNSGDESFISASISDGDLDSSVEGDKTSLEDLRDLLQKAIKELGIAERNSRMFEEKAQKISEAAIALKDEAANAWTDVTSALNAIQNVVAEENVAKEAVQKATMAVSMAEARLELALEALDNKKRTVVSPTSSVESNEGDERTIEGFDPFEDEEEEVLLAQDEIKDSRVTLLKSETELRRVLSLKEGLQNEVDKLTEIAEKAQMSSLKAEEDVGNVMLLAEQAVAFELEAAQHVNDAEIALQRAEKVFSGSNGDILDSSKLVPSSQEPSLKDEVIDEIIKVSGEVITSDVSVDKEIEGGLSSDMPLGALMSLDHVSDVSAQTFEESNISDDLPGQENGKIKVVESRKEVEVDMEPEAEKSKNVVQSKKQESQKDFSKDTSAPPSTPKANKSSRFFSASFFSFPADGAEATPASAFQGFVMTARQHLPKIVVGALLLGTGFTFFLNRAERNSLLLQQPDVITMGIEEVSSNAKPFIREIKRFPKRVKKLIDMIPHQEVNEEETSLFDMLWLLLASVIFVPTFQKIPGGSPVLGYLAAGILIGPYGLSIIRHVHGTKAIAEFGVVFLLFNIGLELSVERLSSMKKYVFGLGSVQVLLTAVVIGLVTHFIGGQAGPAAIVIGNGLALSSTAVVLQVLQERGESTSRHGRATFSVLLFQDLAVVVLLILIPLISPNSSKGGVGFQAIAEALGVAAVKAVVAITAIIAGGRLLLRPIYRQIAENQNAEIFSANTLLVILGTSLLTARAGLSMALGAFLAGLLLAETEFSLQVESDIAPYRGLLLGLFFMTVGMSIDPKLLLSNFPVVMGALGLLLGGKIILVALIGRLFGISIIAAIRVGLLLAPGGEFAFVAFGEAVNQGIMSPQLSSLLFLVVGISMALTPYLAAGGQLLASRFEQHDMRSLLPVESETDDLQGHIIICGFGRVGQIIAQLLSERLIPFVALDVRSERVAIGRALDLPVFFGDAGSREVLHKVGAERACAAAVTLDTPGANYRTVWALNKYYPNVKTFVRAHDVDHGINLEKAGATAVVPETLEPSLQLAAAVLAQAKLPTAEIAATINEFRSRHLSELTELCEASGSSLGYGFSRVMSKPKIPILDSPEDNSLGEGTLAI